CGCGGCGAAGTCCACGGCGTCCTGCTTGTCCCGGCCCAGCGCCTTGCGTATCCCGTCGGTGAAGCCGACCGAGCGGCCGAGCCCCATGTCGATCCGGCCGGGGAAGAGCGACTCCAGCACCCCGAACTGCTCCGCCACGACCAGCGGTTGATGGTTCGGCAGCATCACACCGCCCGTACCGACCCGGATCGTCGAGGTCGCGGCGGCGACGGCCGCGGCGAGGACGGTCGGCGCGGAGCCCGCCGCTCCCGGCACGCTGTGGTGCTCGGAGACCCAGAAGCGGTGATAGCCGAGCGCCTCCAGCTCCTGGGCGAGACGCACGGTGCCGCGCAGGGCCTCGGGCCCGTCGTGCCCCTCGCGGGTGCGGGAACGGTCGAGTACGGAGATCCGGGTCGATTCGATCAATGCGCTCACGTCTGCTTCAACGTCAGCACCGCGCGAGGATTCCCCAGGTCTGGCGTGGTGCGTCGCAAGGCGGCGGAAAGAGCCGACGCGGAGAGTCGGCGACTGACGACAACGCAGCGAGGCGCCGTGCCAGGGCACGCGAGCCCGGCACGATCCGAAAGACACGCCCTAGGCTGGGGGCGTGACGCGAAACAGCAGGCCACTGGCCATATTCGACCTGGACGGGACACTCGCCGACTCCGGACACCGACAGCACTTCCTGGAGCGCAAGCCGCGTGACTGGGACGCCTTCTTCGCCGCGGCTCCCGAGGACCCGCCGCTGGCGAAGGGCGTCGAGCTGTGCCTCACGGCGGCCGAGGCGTGCGAGGTCATGTACCTCACGGGCAGGCCGGAGCGGTGCCGCAGGGACACCCTGGCCTGGCTGGCCGAACAGGACCTCCCCGCGGGCAAGGTGTTCATGCGGCGCAACGACGACCGCCGGCCCGCCCGCACCACCAAGCTGGAGATCCTGCGGCGGCTGGGCCGGGACCGCGAGATCCGGATGCTGGTGGACGACGACGAGCTGGTGTGCGACGAGGCCGAGCGGGCCGGCTTCCCGGTCGTACGGGCCCGGTGGGCGGCCGGTACGACCGAGGCGCTGAAGGACGCGCAGGAGCGGGAGGGCCGTACCTGATCCCGGCACTCCTCAGGAGGGTCGCCGACGGGCTCAGTCGCCGCCCTGCCCGCTCGCCGACGGGCTCGGTCGCCGCCCTGCTCAGTCGCCGTCCTCGAGGCGGAAGCCGACCTTGAGGCCGACCTGGTAGTGCTGGATCTGCCCGTCGACGATCTGGCCGCGGACCTGGGTCATCTCGAACCAGTCGAGTCCCCGCAGGGTCTGGGCCGCACGGGTGATGCCGTTCTGGATGGCCTGGTCGACGCCCTCCGGTGAGGTGCCGACGATCTCGGTGACCCGGTAGGTGTGATTCGTCATGGGTGGCGCACTCCTCTCGATACGTTCACTCAACGGTGCCCCACCAGGACGCGCTGCGCGAGGCGTCGGGCGCCGGACGGTCGTCCCCGGCGGGCCCCAGGGCCAGCCGGGAGACGATGCGGTAGCGGTCGCCGCGGTAGAGGGAGCGCACGTACTCCACCGGACGGCCGGCGCTGTCCGAGGTGACACGGTCGAAGAGCAGGGCAGGGGAGAGTTCCGGGACGCCGAGCAGCTGCGCCTCGCCCTCGCTGAGCACGGTCGGCTCGATCGACTGCACGGCCCGGGCGGTCGTGACCCGGCGCTCCTTGTGCAGATAGGCGTAGAAGCCCGTCTCCATCTGCTCCGGGGTGAGCCCCGGCACGAGGTCGGCGGGGATGTGCAGATACTCCAGCGCGATGGCCGCACCGTCGACCAGCCGCAGCCGGGCCACGTACACCAGCTCGGCGGCGGGGGAAACGTTCAGCTTGCGGCCGACGCGGGCGCCGGCGGTGACGGCACGGAATTCAAGCACCCGGCTTGTCCAGGAGCCCGGGGCGTGCGGGGCCGTGGCCGGGCGGCTCTCGGCGACGAGTTCCTGGGTGATCTTGGCGGGGGCGACGAACATGCCGCGGCCGTGTTCGCGTACGAGTCGTCCGGTGGCGACGAGTTCGTCGACGGCGGCGCGCAAGGTGGGGCGGGACACGCCGAGTTGGGCGCTGAGGGTGCGCTCGGAGGGGATCGCGTCCCCGGGACGCCGGTCCTCGACCAGGGCGAGCAGATGCGCGCGCACCCGCTCCCGCTTGAGCACCGCTCTGGGTGAGCGGTTGTCGTGCATGCTTGCCTCCCCAACAGGGCGCCCCCACGCCGGATCCTGCGGGTCAGTATGCATCTCCGCTCGCCGGAGAGGGCCCCTGCCGAATCCGGCCGGACGCAGTGTTCAGGCCATTCACGTGGTGCTGATTGACCGTCATACTCCGTGGTGTGCGGTCCGACGGCCGGAGCCGCCCGATCGGCGAGGTTCGGACGCACGGCCGCGTGTTCCGCACCCAGCTGCTGCATATACGCACCGAGGGCGGGGCGTTGCGTGTGACCCGGAATGCCCTGCTGGGCAAGATATGGCTGGTGCGGGGCGGGTTCGGGTCGGTGGCCTTTTCAGATGTGAGGGGGAGCGGATGGGGGCGGTGTGGATCCTGCTGCCGCTGCTGCGGACGCTGGCCCGGGTCAGCGTCCGGGCGGGTGGGCAATTGCTCGGGGTCGCGCTGCTGCGGTGCCTCACACCCATGTGGGTGCTGGTGCGGCCGCAGGCGATGGCGCGGCGCCTCGCTTGGGGCGAGGAGGCCGTCGCGGTGTACCGCGCCCTCATGGTCGGCGGGCGCCCCCGTCAGGGACATCGGAACGGATTGGCCCGCTCCCTTGCCCTGTACGCCCATGTGCTGCAGCTGAGCGGCCGTTACGAGGAGGCGCTCGCCGCTGCGGACGAGTCCCTGGCCGTCCCCGGCGCCCGTGCCTCCGCGACGCAGAACGCCTACACCCTCCACGTCCGCGCGCAGGCGCTTGCCGAGACCAACCGGCTCGACGAGGCGCTCACCGTGGCCCGGGAGTGCGTGGCGGCGTACCGGCACGCTGTGCCCAGGCGCCGGGACAGGTCGTTGGGGAGCCACCTCGGTGCCCTGCGCACGTACGCGTGGGTGCTGGGCCGCTTGCCCCGCGTGGCGGAGTCCGTGGCCGTCTACCTCGAGTGCCACGCGCTGCTGCGGGACATGTCCCTGTGGCAACTGATCCGCATCCAGTCGGTGCAGGCCCGCGTGCGGATCGAGCTGACCGGCGGACTGTGCGACCTCGGCCGGTACGACGAGGCGGTCGCCGCCGGTACCGACGCCCGGGAGTGGACCGACGGCCTCGGCCCACGGCTCTACCCCGAGCTCCAGCCGCTGCGCGCCCAGCTCCTGACCGACCTGGCATGGAGCTACGGCGCGACCCGCGACCTCCCCCGGGCGTGCGACACCGCCGAGCAGGCCGTCGCCCTGTGCCGAGCCCTGGCCGAGCGCGATCCGGCAACCGGCGAACCCTGCCTCGTCCTCGCCCTGGAATGCCTGGCACACCACCTCGGCGAACTGGAAGTCCCCGCGGGGGAACGGCGGGTACTGGGTGAGTTGGTCGACCTCTGCGCCCGGCTCGCCCGCACCCTCCCCGACGACTACGAGCCGCGGCTCGCCACAGCCCTGGATGTCCTGGCCTTCCGCCACTGGAGGCAGGGCGCCCACCGCAAGGCCGTTGAGGCCGCCGAGCGCAGTGCCGACGCCTACCGCAGCGCCGCCGGGCGCAATCCCCAGGCGTACGAACCCGAACTGGCCCGGGTGCTGGCCGACCTCAGCGCCCGGCAGTGCGGCAGGGGCAACGCCGACGCCGCCGTGGCCAACGGCCGCGAGGCACTGGCGATCACGCGTCGGCTGGCCGAGTCCGAGGGGGACACGTACCAGCCCCTCATCGCCGAACGCCTGCAGTTCCTCGCCCAGGCCCTGCGCCGCACCGGCGACGGCCCGGGGGCGCTGGCCTGCTACGAGGAGGCCGAGACCGTCCTTCGGGCGCTCATGGCGGACGCCGACCCGGAGTCCCATGAAGCCGAGCTCGCCGCCACCCTCTCCGCCCTTGCCGCCACCCTCCGCACGACTGCCGAGGCCCACCTCACCGCGGGCCGCGCCGACGAGGCCGTCACCGCCCTGCGCCGCCTGCTCGCCCTCGCCCTGCGTGCCGACCGGAGCGATGTCCACGCGGCCTGCCTCACCGCCTTCGCCCGGGCCCGCGCGCAGGCCCCCGACGAGGTCGGGGAGGCCTGGCAGCGGGCCACGACGGACCCGTTCCCGTCGTTCGTCTATCGGGCTTCCTAGCGCCTGGATTCCGACCGCAATCGGTCAGTACGCGTCGCCAGTCGTCGACGAGGTGATGATGTCGCCGTGCGCGAAGTCGCCCGGCGGAATGCCGGGATGGTGGCCCTCCGGGCGTGGATGCGGCACGGAAGTGCCGAGCGCGAGCCGGGAGACGATGCGGTAGCGGTCGCCGCGGTAGACGGAGTGGACGTACTCGACCGGGTGGCCGGCGGTGTCGGTGGTCAGCCGTTCCACGAGCAGCGCGGGGGAGAGGACCGGGACGTCCAGCACCGCGGCCTCGGCCTCGTTGACGACGGTCGGCTCGATGGACTGCACCGCCTCGTCGACGTACACCTGGTGGTGCTCCCGCAGATGGTCGTACAGATCGCCGGCCTCCAGCTCGTGTGGGGTGAGGGAGGGGACCAGCTCGGCCGGGATGTGCAGATGCTCGATGGCCATCGGAGCTCCGTCGACCAGCCGGAGACGGGCGATGTAGACCAGCTCGGCGGCGGGGGAGACACGCAGCTTGCGGCCGATGCGGGCGCCGGCGCGGATGGTGGCGAGTTCCAGGACGGTGCTGGACCAGGTGCCCGCGGCCCTCGGCACGGCGAACGTGGCGTCGTCGGCGACGAGTTCCTGGGTGATCTTGGCGGGGGCGACGAACATCCCGCGGCCGTGCTCGCGTACGAGCTGTCCCGTGGCGACGAGTTCGTCGACGGCGGCGCGCAAGGTGGGGCGGGACACCCCGAGTTGGGCGCTGAGGCTGCGCTCGGAGGGGATCGCGTCGCCCGGACGGCCCGCCTCGATGAGGCCGAGCAGGAACTCCCTGACCCGCTCCCGCTTCAGTACGGCACCCGAAGAGCTGCTCTCCATGGACCTGGCCTCTCTGCTCCACACCAATGACCACTGGTCAGATGGTAAGCGGCATTCTGACCAGTGACCCCGTGGCCCATCCGGTGTGGTGCGTGAACAGCCAATGTTTTCAGGGCACTTGACGACTTCATTGGTCCATGCCACCTTCTAGCCACGCCATTGGCCAGTTGACCAATTGGTCAACTCCCTCTCGAGGTGACCGCGTGAAGATCCGCTTCATCGCCGCTGCTGCAGCCCCAGGGTCTTCCCGTGCTTCCCTCATATCTGGACGCCGGGTCCGGCGGTCGTGACCGGCCCGGATTCCAGGCGCGGATGCACTCCCACAGAGCCCGGCTCGACGCGCTCGCCGTGCCGAGCCGACCCCCCATGCACCACCCGTCCGGAGAGGAAACCCCATGAGCCACAGTCCCCTGCGCAAACGTGCCGTCGTTGCCGCCGCAGTGGCGGCCGGCCTCGGCTGCGCGGCGCTGACCGCGCTGCCCGCCGCTGCCGCCGGAGAGCAGGTCAAGGTCCAGTACCGGCAGAGCTCCACCGGTGGCGACCAGGCCGAGCCCTGGTTCAAGGTCGTCAACACCGGCAGCAGCTCCGTCCCGCTGAACCAGGTCAGGATCCGGTACTACTTCAAGGCCGACGCGGGCGCCTCGTACACCTTCGCCTGCTCCTGGGCGGTCAAGGGCTGCGCAAACATCACCGGCACTTTCGGCACGCTCGCGCAGACCACCGCCACAGCGGACCGCTATCTGGAGATCGGCTTCACGGCGGGAGCGGGCTCGCTCGCACCGGGCGCGGACACCGGAGACATGCAGCTGCGCTTCCACCGCTCCAACTGGCAGCCGCTGAACCAGAGCGATGACTACTCCTTCGCCGCGTCGCAGACGGCGTACGGGGACTGGGCCAAGGTCACCGCGAGTGTGGGTGGGACAACGGTCTGGGGCACGGCCCCGGCGGGCAACGACCCCGATCCGGACCCGACCGACCCGCCCGTCGACGGAGACACGCTCTTCGACGACTTCAACTACGCCGCCCACACCGACCCGGCGATCGGGGCCCACGGCTGGTACGTGCGCTCCAACTCCGGCGGTCCCGGCGTGCCGGGCGCGACCTGGGCGCCGCAGAACGTCACCTTCGCCAAGGAGGGCACCAACTCGATCATGAACCTGGAGACCTCCACGGCCGGCACCGGAGAGTCCACCGAGCAGACCGAAGTCCTCACCCGGGCCATTAAGTTCAAGAACGGCACCTACGCTGCCCGGGTGAAGTTCTCCGACGCGCCGAAGTCGGGGCCCGACGGCGACCACCTCGTCCAGACCTTCTTCACCACCAACGACCTCAAGGCCCCGATGGCCGACGACTACGCGGAGTACGACTTCGAGTATCTGCCCAACGGCGGCTGGGGCGAGCCCGCCAACATCCTCTACACCACCTCCTGGGAGACCTACCGGCCCGACCCCTGGGAGGCGGTCAACCAGCACTCCGAGGTCCGCGCGAGCTACGCCGGCTGGCACGACCTCGTTGTCACCATCGACAACAGCAACATCACCTACTACGTCGACGGCCAGGGGTTCGGCCGTCACGACGCCCGCTATCTGCCCGAGCGGCCGATGTCCATCAACTTCAACCAGTGGCTGATCGATCTGGCGGGCCAGAGCAGCACCGCACCGCGGGCGTACGACCAGAAGGTCGACTACGTACTGCATGTAAAGGATCAGGTGCTGACTCCGGCCCAGGTCGCGGACCGGATCGCCGCCTACCGGGCGGCCGGGACCACCTTCGAGGACACGGTGCCGGGCGGTCAGTGAGCATGCCCAGGGGCGGACGCCAGGCGCGCGTCCGCCCCTCCGCCGCATCCGAGCACACCTTCCGGGGCTTGACCGGTTCTTTGGTACAGACCAAACTCCAGCCACACCCGTGCGAGCGCGGAGCGCGCTTTCCCCCCATGTCGGGTTCACGCTCCCGTGCCCTCACGCAGAAGGTGACCCCCTGTGAAGAACCACTCGCTCGCCCTGTCCGTCGCGCTCGTCTCCGCTCTCACCCTCGGCGGCTGCGGGCTTGTGCCGGGCGCCGGATCCGACACCCGCACGGTCAGGATCTGGCTGATGAAGGACAGCGTCACCGACGACTTCCTGAAGCGCTTCACCGCCGCGTACACGGAGGACAACCCTTCCGTGAAGCTGGAGTTCACCTTCCAGGAGTGGACCGGCATCGGCAAGAAGGTCACCGCGGCACTGGAGGACGACGAGGCGCCGGACATCATCGAGGTGGGCAATACGCAGGTCGCGCAGTACGCGGAGAGCGACGGACTGTGGGACCTCACCCTTGAATCGGTCCGCGACCTCGGCAACGAGGACTGGCTGCCCGGCCTCGCCGAACCGGGCAGCATCAACGGCTCGCAGTACGGCATTCCCTGGTACGCGGCAAACCGCGTCGTCATCTACAACAAGGACCTCTTCACCGGCGCCGGGATCAAGCAGCCGCCGAAGACCAGAGCGCAGTGGCTCGAGTACTCCGAGAGACTCAACGGCAACGGCGTGCAGGGCATCTATCTCTCCGGTCAGGACTGGTACAGCCTGGCCGGGTTCATCTGGGACGAGGGCGGCGAGCTGGCCGTCGACAAGGGCGGCTGGGAGGGCGCGCTGGACACCCCGGCGGCGCTGCGCGGCATGGAGTTCTACAAGCAGCTTCAGTCGCACGGCGAAGGGCCCAAGGGCGGGGACGAGGAGACACCGCCGCAGGCCGAGGTCTTCGCCAAGGGCAACGTCGCCCAGATGATCGCCGTACCGAGCGCCGCCACCGTCATCGAGAAGGCCAACCCCGAGCTCAAGGGCAAGCTCGGCTTCTTCCCCGTACCGGGCAAGACGGCCGCGAGACCCGGCACCGTCTTCACCGGCGGTTCCGATCTGATCGTCCCCGAGAACGCGCGCGAACGGACGGCCGCGGTCGAGGTGGTCAAGGCGCTGGCCGGTGAGCGGTGGCAGACGGATCTCGCCCGGACGATGAACTACGTGCCCAACAAGACGACACTCGCGGGCGTCATCAGGGGCGAGGAGAGTACGGCGGCGATGGCCGCGGGAGCCGCACACGGCAAGGCGACGCCCAATTCTCCGCAGTGGGGCACTGTCGAGGCCGACAACCCGATCAAGCCGTACATGACGGCCGTGCTGCAGGGCAAGGAGCCCCGGCGCGAAGCGCGGGCCGCGTCGGCGCGCATCACCGCGGCGCTCCTGCCCCGCTGAGCACGAGGGTCCGGACCGTCCGTAGCGAGCGGGCCGCTCGCTCATCGGGCTGAACCAGAGGACGGACCCTCACGCTCTGTGCAGTTCCTGTGGCACCACATCCCCGGCATTCAGCCGTCGCACATCCACTCTCCGCCGAGCGGTCATGTCGAATCCAGTCGGCCACGGAAGAAGTAAGGAGCCGGGCCGCCGCACCCGCGGTCCGTCCCTTCCGTCCGGCACAGGAGACCGTCATGCCCGCTCTGCCAGCTGTCGTCCCCGCCCCGCTCCCCGCACAGCTCGTCACGCCCCTCGATGCCCCGCTCCCCTCGCCCGGCGCCGAATCCGACCAGCCCCGCTATGTCGTCGGGCTCGCCCGCGACCAGGAGGACGTACGGGCCGCGCAGCGGCTGCGCCACCTGGTCTTCGCCGGCGAGATGGGCGCCAGGCTGGACGGTCCCGAGCCGGGTCTGGACATCGACGCCTTCGACGCGTACTGCGACCACCTCCTGGTCCGCGAGGCCGACACCGGCGAGGTCGTGGGCACCTACCGGCTGCTGCCGCCCGACCGCGCCCAGGTCGCTGGACGCCTCTACTCCGAGACCGAGTTCGACCTCGCCAGGCTCTCCCCGATCCGCCACGACCTCGTCGAGGTCGGCCGCTCGTGTGTCCACCCGCGGCACCGCAACGGCGCCGTCATCGCGCTCATCTGGGCCGGTCTCGCCCGCTACATGGCCCGCACCGGGCACAACTGGCTGGCCGGCTGCTGCTCGATCCCGCTCGCCGACGGCGGCACCCTCGCGGCCGCCACCTGGGACACCGTGAAGGCCAAGAACCTCGCGCCCGAGGAGTACTGGGTCACCCCCCACAAGCTCTGGAACCCCGACTCCGTCGAGCGGCCCGCCGGACGCACCGAGCTGCCCGCGCTGCTCCGCGGCTACCTGCGGCTCGGCGCCTGGGTGTGCGGAGCGCCCGCCCACGACCCCGACTTCGGCGTCGCGGACCTCTACGTCCTGCTGTCGCTGCGCCGCACCAACCCCCGCTACCTGCGGCACTTCCTCTCCCTCGCGCCCGTACGGTGAGCGTCTGGCTGCCCAGTGCGCCCTGCACCCCGCGGGGCTGCGCGACCCACCACGGCCCGGCCGCCGGCTACCTCACGGCGGCCGCCCGGCTGCTGGCGGGAATCGTGACCGTGCTCGCCGGCCTGCTGCTCGGGCCGCTGGTCGCGCTGCTCGCGGTGGTGCTCGGCACCCGGTTCCGGCACCTGATGACCCGCTGCTGGGCGCGCGCGGTGGTGCGCGCCTTCGGCGTACGGATACGGGTCATCGGCAGGCCGTACGCGCCCCGGGCGTCCCTGGTTGTCGCCAACCACATCTCCTGGCTGGACATACCGCTGATCGCGGCCTCCCTCCCGGGACGGATGCTGGCCAAGAGCGAGATCCGGCGCTGGCCGGTGCTCGGGCCGCTCGCCGCGCGGGGCGGCACGCTCTTCCTGGAGCGCGACCGGCTCCGTACGCTGCCCGCCACCGTGCGGGAGATGGCGTCCGCGCTCGACGGCGGCGCGCGCGTCATAGCCTTCCCCGAAGGCTCCACCTGGTGCGGTCGTGAGCAGGGCAGATTCCGGCACGCCGTCTTCCAGGCGGCGCTGGACGCGGGCGCCGCCGTCCAGCCCGTACGCATCCGCTATCTGCCCACCGGCGCCGCCGCGTTCGTCGGGGACGACTCGCTCGGCGCCTCCCTGTGGCGGGTGGTGGCGGCCGGCGGGCTCACCGCGGAGATCCGGCTGCTGCCGGCCATCCCCGCGGGGAGCTGCCCCGACCGCCGTTCACTGGCCCGCGCGGCTCAGCTGGCCGTCGCCAGCGACAGCGCGAACCTGCCCTCCGTGTCCGTCCACCAGTGGGTCAGCTCCAGCTCGGCGGCGGCCAGTTCGGTGCGTACCCCCTCCTGACGGAACTTCGCCGAGATCTCCGTACACATCTCCTCGCCCGCCTCGAAGGGGACCACGAGATCCAGCTCAGGGATCTTCACGGTCAGCGCGAAGCGGGCGCGCAGCCGCATCTCGATCCATTCCTGTTCCCGGTCCCACAGCGCCACATGCTCGAAGTCGTCGGGGTCGACGTCCGCGCCCAGCTCCCGGGCGATGACGGACAGCACGTTCTTGTTGAACGCGGCCGTCACCCCGGACGCGTCGTCGTACGCCCTGACCAGGACGTCCTCGTCCTTCACCAGATCCGTGCCGAGCAGCAGCGCATCGCCGGGTGCGAGCAGCGAACGCACGGAGCGCAGGAACACGGCGCGCTCGGCGGGCAGCAGATTGCCGATCGTGCCGCCCAGGAAGGCGACCAGGCGCGGCCCGGGGGTGCCGGGCAGCGCGAGGCCGCGGGTGAAGTCGGCGATCAGGGCATGGACGTTCAGCCCCGGCCGCTCCTCGAGCAGCGCCTTCGCCGCGCCGGTCAGGGCGCTCTCGCTCACATCGACCGGCACATAACTGTGCAGCGACGGCAGGGCGTCCAGCAGATGCCGGGTCTTCTCCGAGGAGCCCGAGCCGAGCTCCACGAGGGTGTGCGCCCCGCTCGCGGCGGCGATCTCGGGGGCCCGGTGGAGAAGGATCTCCCGCTCGGCGCGGGTGGGGTAGTACTCGGGCAGCCGGGTGATCTCCTCGAACAGCTCGCTGCCACGGGCGTCGTAGAACCACTTGGGCGGCAGCGCCTTGGGCGTACGGGTCAGGCCGTGCAGCACATCGGCGCGCAGAGCGGCCTCCGTCGCGTCCTCGGGCAGGGTTCGGGTCAGCAGGAACGGGCTCACTCCGTCGGCTCCTTGAGCGGGGTCAGTAGAACATCGGTGCGGGTTGCGGCGAGCAGTGTGCGGTCGGGCACCTCTCGCCAGTGCGGATCGTCGTCGTACGGCTCCGAGGCCACGACCGTGCGGCGGCCGGGCTCGGCCAGATACCAGAGGGTGTCGCCCCACGCGGTCGCCGCGATCGTCTCGCCGTCCGTGAGGAGGAGATTGAGCCGGGAACCCGGCGCGGCCCCGGCGACCTCGCGGACGGTGTCGGCGAGCGCCTGGCCCAGCTCGTCGCCGTCGCGCAGCCGGTGCAGCACCAGCGCCCACACCAGCGCCGAGTCGCAGCGCGCCTCCAGCGACAGCAGCTCGGCCGCGGGCAGGGTCAGGGCGAGCGGCTCCAGGGAGCCGGGCCAGCCCCGTACCGCGCCGTTGTGGCTGAACAGCCAGGGCCCGGCGGCGAACGGCGCGGCCGCCGCCTCACCGTCGGCGCCCGCCTCGGTGGCGTCGCGGACGGCGGCGAGAAGCGCCCCGCTGCTCACCACCCGGGCGAGATCGGCGAAGGAGAGATCGGCCCAGACGGGTCCCGAGCGGCGGTACCGGGCGGGCACGGGATCGCCTTCGGCGTACCAGCCGACCCCGAAACCATCGGCGTTGACCGTTCCGTGCCGCTGATGACGCGGTGCCCACGACTGCCGGTACAGGCTGTGCGCGGGCTCGACGATCAGCTGCCCGAGGGGCAGTGGCGGACCGAGGTAGGCGATATGGCGGCACATCAGCGGCGGCCCTCCTGCGGATCCGCGTCCCGTGCGGTACGGAATCCGGAGAAGATCTGGCGGCGCACCGGCAGATCCCAGTTGCGGAAGGTCCCGCGGCAGGCCACCGCGTCCACGGCGAACGAACCGCCGCGCAGCACCTTGTGCGCGCTGCCGAAGAAGACCTCGGAGTACTCGCGGTAGGGGAAGGGAGCGAAGCCCGGATACGGGAGGAAGTCGCTCGACGTCCACTCCCATACGTCACCGATCAACTGCCGTACTCCGAGGGGCGATT
The Streptomyces lunaelactis genome window above contains:
- the egtC gene encoding ergothioneine biosynthesis protein EgtC yields the protein MCRHIAYLGPPLPLGQLIVEPAHSLYRQSWAPRHQRHGTVNADGFGVGWYAEGDPVPARYRRSGPVWADLSFADLARVVSSGALLAAVRDATEAGADGEAAAAPFAAGPWLFSHNGAVRGWPGSLEPLALTLPAAELLSLEARCDSALVWALVLHRLRDGDELGQALADTVREVAGAAPGSRLNLLLTDGETIAATAWGDTLWYLAEPGRRTVVASEPYDDDPHWREVPDRTLLAATRTDVLLTPLKEPTE